Proteins found in one Bombus terrestris chromosome 1, iyBomTerr1.2, whole genome shotgun sequence genomic segment:
- the LOC100643144 gene encoding E3 ubiquitin-protein ligase RNF146 isoform X1, whose protein sequence is MAQAKLHSQEETSSTLNDKEKEADEKEGSTTVLECAVCLQPCIYPARLPCNHIYCYLCVKGVANQSKRCPMCRQEIPPDFLNRPQLVEVDEAQKESEHFEEEYQWFYEGRNGWWQYDQRTSHELETAYKQGKRNCELLIAGFLYIADFGSMLQLRRNDPSRRRKIKRDLYNVPKKGVAGLRLINQDEEITREVRGAERPASPASDDMGTGDGTNTPVPPSNTPQTPAGGTASGDATPLNDRMEQRDSLHQVLEQMRSLVLREHLSSDTDDELEEDEGSESPSTHPTL, encoded by the exons ATGGCTCAAGCGAAACTTCACTCGCAGGAAGAAACAAGTAGCACACTTAACGATAAAGAGAAGGAGGCTGACGAAAAAGAAG GTTCAACAACAGTCTTAGAATGTGCAGTCTGCCTTCAACCATGTATATATCCTGCAAGATTACCTTGCAATCATATATATTGTTACCTTTGTGTCAAAGGTGTTGCGAATCAAAGCAAAAGATGTCCCATGTGTCGTCAAGAAATTCCTCCTGATTTTCTTAATAGACCACAGCTGGTAGAAGTAGATGAAGCACAAAAGGAATCAGAACATTTTGAAGAAGAATACCAATGGTTTTACGAAGGTAGAAATG GTTGGTGGCAATATGATCAACGTACAAGTCATGAATTAGAAACTGCATATAAACAAGGCAAACGGAATTGTGAATTATTGATCGCAGGATTTCTTTATATTGCTGATTTTGGTTCAATGCTCCAATTACGTAGAAATGATCCTTCTagacgaagaaaaattaaacgtGATTTATATAATGTACCAAAAAAAGGAGTAGCAGGTTTAAGATTAATTAATCAAGACGAAGAAATCACTAGGGAAGTAAGAGGAGCAGAAAGACCAGCTAGTCCTGCAAGTGATGATATGG GCACCGGAGATGGTACAAATACTCCAGTACCTCCAAGTAATACACCACAAACACCAGCTGGTGGAACAGCAAGTGGTGATGCTACACCTCTAAATGACAGAATGGAACAAAGAGACTCTTTACATCAGGTATTAGAACAAATGCGTTCCTTAGTTCTGAGAGAACATTTATCTTCAGATACAGATGATGAATTAGAGGAAGATGAAGGAAGTGAATCACCTTCCACTCATCCTACATTATAA
- the LOC100643144 gene encoding E3 ubiquitin-protein ligase RNF146 isoform X2, with protein sequence MAQAKLHSQEETSSTLNDKEKEADEKEGSTTVLECAVCLQPCIYPARLPCNHIYCYLCVKGVANQSKRCPMCRQEIPPDFLNRPQLVEVDEAQKESEHFEEEYQWFYEGRNGWWQYDQRTSHELETAYKQGKRNCELLIAGFLYIADFGSMLQLRRNDPSRRRKIKRDLYNVPKKGVAGLRLINQDEEITREVRGAERPASPASDDMGTGDGTNTPVPPSNTPQTPAGGTASGDATPLNDRMEQRDSLHQWACVAVQLGLVTGGIDCQNC encoded by the exons ATGGCTCAAGCGAAACTTCACTCGCAGGAAGAAACAAGTAGCACACTTAACGATAAAGAGAAGGAGGCTGACGAAAAAGAAG GTTCAACAACAGTCTTAGAATGTGCAGTCTGCCTTCAACCATGTATATATCCTGCAAGATTACCTTGCAATCATATATATTGTTACCTTTGTGTCAAAGGTGTTGCGAATCAAAGCAAAAGATGTCCCATGTGTCGTCAAGAAATTCCTCCTGATTTTCTTAATAGACCACAGCTGGTAGAAGTAGATGAAGCACAAAAGGAATCAGAACATTTTGAAGAAGAATACCAATGGTTTTACGAAGGTAGAAATG GTTGGTGGCAATATGATCAACGTACAAGTCATGAATTAGAAACTGCATATAAACAAGGCAAACGGAATTGTGAATTATTGATCGCAGGATTTCTTTATATTGCTGATTTTGGTTCAATGCTCCAATTACGTAGAAATGATCCTTCTagacgaagaaaaattaaacgtGATTTATATAATGTACCAAAAAAAGGAGTAGCAGGTTTAAGATTAATTAATCAAGACGAAGAAATCACTAGGGAAGTAAGAGGAGCAGAAAGACCAGCTAGTCCTGCAAGTGATGATATGG GCACCGGAGATGGTACAAATACTCCAGTACCTCCAAGTAATACACCACAAACACCAGCTGGTGGAACAGCAAGTGGTGATGCTACACCTCTAAATGACAGAATGGAACAAAGAGACTCTTTACATCAG TGGGCTTGCGTCGCAGTGCAACTTGGTCTGGTCACAGGAGGAATAGATTGCCAGAATTGCTGA
- the LOC100643144 gene encoding E3 ubiquitin-protein ligase RNF146 isoform X3, protein MAQAKLHSQEETSSTLNDKEKEADEKEGSTTVLECAVCLQPCIYPARLPCNHIYCYLCVKGVANQSKRCPMCRQEIPPDFLNRPQLVEVDEAQKESEHFEEEYQWFYEGRNGWWKYDSRTSQDLEAIYNLGWWQYDQRTSHELETAYKQGKRNCELLIAGFLYIADFGSMLQLRRNDPSRRRKIKRDLYNVPKKGVAGLRLINQDEEITREVRGAERPASPASDDMGTGDGTNTPVPPSNTPQTPAGGTASGDATPLNDRMEQRDSLHQVLEQMRSLVLREHLSSDTDDELEEDEGSESPSTHPTL, encoded by the exons ATGGCTCAAGCGAAACTTCACTCGCAGGAAGAAACAAGTAGCACACTTAACGATAAAGAGAAGGAGGCTGACGAAAAAGAAG GTTCAACAACAGTCTTAGAATGTGCAGTCTGCCTTCAACCATGTATATATCCTGCAAGATTACCTTGCAATCATATATATTGTTACCTTTGTGTCAAAGGTGTTGCGAATCAAAGCAAAAGATGTCCCATGTGTCGTCAAGAAATTCCTCCTGATTTTCTTAATAGACCACAGCTGGTAGAAGTAGATGAAGCACAAAAGGAATCAGAACATTTTGAAGAAGAATACCAATGGTTTTACGAAGGTAGAAATG GTTGGTGGAAATATGATTCAAGGACTAGCCAGGATTTGGAAGCTATTTACAACCTAG GTTGGTGGCAATATGATCAACGTACAAGTCATGAATTAGAAACTGCATATAAACAAGGCAAACGGAATTGTGAATTATTGATCGCAGGATTTCTTTATATTGCTGATTTTGGTTCAATGCTCCAATTACGTAGAAATGATCCTTCTagacgaagaaaaattaaacgtGATTTATATAATGTACCAAAAAAAGGAGTAGCAGGTTTAAGATTAATTAATCAAGACGAAGAAATCACTAGGGAAGTAAGAGGAGCAGAAAGACCAGCTAGTCCTGCAAGTGATGATATGG GCACCGGAGATGGTACAAATACTCCAGTACCTCCAAGTAATACACCACAAACACCAGCTGGTGGAACAGCAAGTGGTGATGCTACACCTCTAAATGACAGAATGGAACAAAGAGACTCTTTACATCAGGTATTAGAACAAATGCGTTCCTTAGTTCTGAGAGAACATTTATCTTCAGATACAGATGATGAATTAGAGGAAGATGAAGGAAGTGAATCACCTTCCACTCATCCTACATTATAA